The Cucumis melo cultivar AY chromosome 5, USDA_Cmelo_AY_1.0, whole genome shotgun sequence genome has a segment encoding these proteins:
- the LOC103496224 gene encoding uncharacterized protein At2g34160 yields the protein MATIAVSGATPATETQKKNRIQVSNTKKPLFFYVNLAKRYIQQHNEVELSALGMAITTVVTIAEILKNNGLATEKKVLTSTVGMKDENKGRLVQKAKIEIVLGKSEKFDSLMTAATAVPETVVAVAAAGEEEKKAEENKEEQ from the exons ATGGCGACGATTGCAGTATCGGGAGCCACACCCGCCACTGAAACACAAAAGAAGAACAGAATTCAGGTTTCTAATACCAAGAAACCCCTCTTCTTCTACGTTAATCTTGCTAag AGGTACATTCAACAGCATAATGAAGTTGAGCTTTCTGCCTTGGGAATGG CAATCACTACTGTTGTCACAATTGCGGAGATTCTTAAGAACAATGGGCTGGCTACAGAAAAGA AAGTTTTGACTTCTACAGTCGGCATGAAAGATGAGAACAAAGGTCGTTTGGTTCAGAAAGCTAAG ATTGAGATTGTTCTGGGGAAGTCTGAGAAGTTTGATTCTCTGATGACTGCGGCCACAGCAGTACCGGAGACAGTGGTGGCCGTTGCGGCAGCTGGCGAGGAGGAGAAAAAAGCAGAGGAAAACAAGGAGGAGCAGTAG